A genome region from Columba livia isolate bColLiv1 breed racing homer chromosome 2, bColLiv1.pat.W.v2, whole genome shotgun sequence includes the following:
- the DHX30 gene encoding ATP-dependent RNA helicase DHX30 isoform X5, translating to MRDSRDLLKEFPQPKNLLNSVIGRALGISHARDKLVYIHTNGPRKKKVTLHIKWPKNVEVEGYGTKKIDAERQAAAAACQLFKGWGLLGPRNELFDAAKYRLLADQLGCPDERWCSEGKWRSKSGPSLADLSTCWRRMEPDDSIQPMEQGRMPKAMRREELEEGELEEGELEEGELEEEAIDVSDYLPMAHQDARTPGRDASRGGSSIEMTDDNTAIRALTQFPLPKNLLAQVIQIATSSSTVKEYMQFRTVGTKTKICKLTLRWPCPMTFAAKGRRKVEAENKAAALACQKLKSLGLVDKNNNPLSHAMYNMTSLRELGENQRKPCHIKVPEATLRKIENYLNHYPVDIRESRPRIADDMMNLSKESGAISDAITGKTYIPMLEAEEVRLSQNLLALWKRRGSSWQESHPLPVDPHKDTILSAIEQNPVVVIAGDTGCGKTTRIPQLLLEHYILEGRGARCNVVITQPRRISAISVAQRVAQELGPNMRKNVGYQVRLESKPPARGGALLFCTVGILLRKLQGNPSLEGVSHVVVDEVHERDVNTDFLLILLKGIQKLNPDLRLVLMSATGDNQRFSHYFGDCPVVKVPGFMYPVKEYYLEEILAKLGRHRHRHYEIKQSDDECVLDLDLITDLVLQIDAHGEPGGILCFLPGWQEIKGVQQRLLETLGSQNSRYLVLPVHSNIPMMDQQNIFQRPPPGVRKIVLATNIAETSITINDIVHVVDSGTHKEERYDLKTKVSCLETVWVSKSNVVQRRGRAGRCQSGFAYHLFPRSRLDKMPTYQVPEILRTPLENLVVQAKIHMPEKTAVEFLSKALDSPDIKAVDEAVILLQEIGVLDQREALTTLGKRLAQISTDPRLAKAIVLASIYRCLHPLLVIVSCLTRDPFSSSLQNRAEVDKAKAVLSRESGSDHLAFVRAVAGWEEVLRRRDSRARDNYLQDYYLYGPSLRFINGLVKQFSENLYEAFLVSSPSDCTMPSSVCNQYSEEEELVKGVLMAGLYPNLIQVRQGKVTRQGKFKPNSYAYRTKAGTVLLHKSTINREASKLYSRWLTYFMAVKSNGGVFVRDSSQVHPLAVLLMTDTDIHVRDDGWRATVSLTDSDLLVLEGDSYTIRLLRDFRVSLSKMVETCLCYEMAAIPGDLHHQHSQLLDILVDLLKGPPGSFGA from the exons AAAGTCACTCTGCATATAAAATGGCCTAAGAACGTGGAAGTGGAAGGCTATGGGACCAAGAAGATTGATGCCGAGCGGCAGGCGGCAGCTGCAGCGTGTCAGCTCTTCAAG GGCTGGGGTTTGCTGGGGCCCAGAAACGAACTCTTTGACGCTGCGAAGTACCGGCTCCTCGCTGACCAGCTGGGCTGTCCCGACGAGCGGTGGTGCTCGGAGGGCAAGTGGCGCTCCAAGTCCGGCCCTTCCCTCGCCGACTTGTCAACCTGCTGGCGACGGATGGAGCCGGACGATTCCATCCAGCCCATGGAGCAGGGCAGGATGCCTAAAGCAATGAGGAGAGAAGAGCTGGAGGAAGGGGAGCTGGAAGAAGgggagctggaggaaggagagCTGGAAGAAGAAGCCATCGATGTTTCTGATTATCTACCGATGGCACATCAGGATGCTCGAACCCCAGGCAGAGATGCAAG CCGAGGAGGGAGCTCCATTGAAATGACAGACGACAACACTGCCATCCGTGCCCTGACGCAGTTCCCGCTTCCCAAAAACCTCCTGGCCCAAGTGATTCAGATCGCGACCTCTTCCTCCACAGTCAAG GAATACATGCAGTTCCGTACGGTAGGCACCAAGACCAAGATCTGCAAGCTCACGCTGCGCTGGCCCTGCCCCATGACGTTTGCTGCCAAGGGCCGTCGCAAGGTGGAGGCAGAAAACAAAGCGGCAGCGCTGGCCTGCCAGAAGCTCAAG AGCCTTGGCTTGGTGGACAAGAACAACAACCCCCTCAGCCACGCCATGTACAACATGACGTCGCTCCGGGAGCTTGGGGAGAACCAGAGGAAACCCTGCCACATCAAAGTCCCCGAAGCGACCCTGCGCAAGATCGAGAACTACCTGAACCAC TATCCCGTGGACATCAGGGAATCCAGGCCCCGGATTGCCGATGACATGATGAACCTGAGCAAGGAATCTGGTGCGATAAGTGATGCAATCACGGGAAAGACATATATACCCATGTTGGAAGCAGAGGAAGTGCGCCTTAGCCAGAACCTCCTGGCCCTCTGGAAAAGGAGAGGATCCTCGTGGCAGGAGAGCCACCCGCTGCCGGTGGATCCTCACAAAGACACCATCCTGTCAGCCATCGAGCAGAACCCTGTGGTGGTAATAGCAGGAGACACGGGCTGTGGGAAAACCACGAGGATCCCGCAGCTCCTGCTGGAACACTATATCCTGGAGGGCCGCGGCGCCCGCTGCAACGTCGTCATCACCCAGCCCAGGAGGATCAGCGCCATCTCGGTGGCCCAGCGTGTGGCACAAGAGTTGGGGCCCAACATGAGGAAGAACGTGGGCTACCAGGTGCGACTGGAGAGCAAGCCGCCTGCGAGGGGGGGAGCCCTGCTCTTCTGCACCGTGGGCATCCTGCTGCGCAAGCTGCAGGGGAACCCCAGCCTGGAGGGCGTCAGCCACGTTGTGGTCGATGAGGTCCACGAGCGAGACGTCAACACCGATTTCCTGCTCATCCTGCTGAAAGGCATCCAGAAGCTCAACCCCGACCTGCGCCTGGTCTTGATGAGCGCCACGGGAGACAATCAGCGTTTCTCGCATTACTTTGGGGATTGCCCTGTGGTCAAGGTGCCGGGTTTCATGTACCCGGTGAAGGAGTACTACCTGGAGGAGATCCTGGCCAAGCTGGGCCGGCACCGACACCGGCACTATGAGATCAAG CAATCAGATGACGAGTGTGTCCTTGATCTTGATCTGATCACTGACCTCGTGCTCCAGATTGATGCCCATGGAGAACCAG GTGGGATCCTCTGCTTCCTCCCTGGCTGGCAGGAGATCAAAGGGGTGCAGCAGCGCCTGCTGGAGACGCTGGGATCCCAGAACAGCCGGTACCTCGTCCTGCCAG TGCACTCCAACATCCCCATGATGGACCAGCAAAACATCTTCCAGCGGCCTCCTCCTGGCGTCAGGAAGATCGTCCTGGCCACCAACATCGCCGAGACCTCCATCACCATCAACGACATCGTCCACGTGGTGGACAGCGGCACGCACAAGGAGGAACGCTACGATCTAAAGACCAAG GTGTCCTGCCTGGAAACGGTGTGGGTGTCCAAGTCGAACGTGGTACAGAGGCGAGGGCGTGCTGGCCGCTGTCAGTCGGGATTTGCCTATCACCTCTTCCCTCGCAGCCGCCTGGACAAGATGCCAACCTACCAGGTTCCAGAGATCCTGCGCACCCCGCTGGAGAACCTGGTGGTTCAGGCCAAGATCCACATGCCGGAGAAAACG GCAGTGGAATTCCTCTCCAAGGCTCTGGACAGCCCTGACATCAAAGCTGTGGATGAAGCGGTGATCTTGCTGCAGGAGATTG GAGTGCTGGACCAGCGAGAAGCCCTCACTACTTTGGGCAAACGCCTCGCCCAGATCTCCACAGATCCTCGGCTGGCGAAGGCCATTGTCTTGGCATCCATCTACCGTTGTCTCCACCCTCTGCTCGTCATCGTTTCCTGCCTCACCCGGGACcccttcagcagcagcctgcaaaACCGCGCAGAGGTGGACAAG GCCAAGGCTGTTCTGAGCCGGGAGAGCGGGAGCGATCACCTGGCGTTCGTCAGAGCCGTGGCGGGCTGGGAGGAGGTGCTGCGGCGCAGAGACAGCCGGGCCAGGGACAACTACCTGCAGGACTATTACCTGTACGGCCCCAGCCTTCGCTTCATCAACG GCCTTGTCAAACAGTTCTCGGAAAACCTCTATGAAGCCTTCCTGGTGTCATCCCCGTCTGACTGTACCATGCCCTCCTCCGTGTGTAACCAGTACAGCGAAGAGGAGGAACTGGTCAAGGGCGTCCTCATGGCCGGGCTCTACCCCAACCTCATCCAG GTGAGACAAGGCAAAGTGACCCGTCAGGGGAAGTTCAAACCCAACAGCTACGCGTACCGGACAAAGGCCGGCACCGTTCTGCTCCACAAGTCAACCATCAACAG GGAGGCGTCCAAGCTGTACAGCCGCTGGCTGACCTACTTCATGGCGGTGAAGTCCAACGGTGGGGTGTTCGTGCGGGACTCCTCCCAGGTGCACCCCCTGGCCGTGCTGCTCATGACCGACACCGACATCCACGTCCGAG ACGACGGCTGGCGAGCGACCGTCTCCCTGACCGACAGCGATCTCCTGGTGCTGGAGGGAGACTCCTACACCATCCGTCTCCTGCGGGATTTCCGCGTCTCGCTCTCCAAGATGGTGGAGACGTGTCTGTGCTACGAGATGGCGGCCATCCCCGGGGACCTGcaccaccagcacagccagctcctCGACATCCTGGTGGATCTGCTCAAGGGCCCGCCCGGCAGCTTCGGCGCTTAG
- the DHX30 gene encoding ATP-dependent RNA helicase DHX30 isoform X4: protein MEMFSLNSLKDSRDLLKEFPQPKNLLNSVIGRALGISHARDKLVYIHTNGPRKKKVTLHIKWPKNVEVEGYGTKKIDAERQAAAAACQLFKGWGLLGPRNELFDAAKYRLLADQLGCPDERWCSEGKWRSKSGPSLADLSTCWRRMEPDDSIQPMEQGRMPKAMRREELEEGELEEGELEEGELEEEAIDVSDYLPMAHQDARTPGRDASRGGSSIEMTDDNTAIRALTQFPLPKNLLAQVIQIATSSSTVKEYMQFRTVGTKTKICKLTLRWPCPMTFAAKGRRKVEAENKAAALACQKLKSLGLVDKNNNPLSHAMYNMTSLRELGENQRKPCHIKVPEATLRKIENYLNHYPVDIRESRPRIADDMMNLSKESGAISDAITGKTYIPMLEAEEVRLSQNLLALWKRRGSSWQESHPLPVDPHKDTILSAIEQNPVVVIAGDTGCGKTTRIPQLLLEHYILEGRGARCNVVITQPRRISAISVAQRVAQELGPNMRKNVGYQVRLESKPPARGGALLFCTVGILLRKLQGNPSLEGVSHVVVDEVHERDVNTDFLLILLKGIQKLNPDLRLVLMSATGDNQRFSHYFGDCPVVKVPGFMYPVKEYYLEEILAKLGRHRHRHYEIKQSDDECVLDLDLITDLVLQIDAHGEPGGILCFLPGWQEIKGVQQRLLETLGSQNSRYLVLPVHSNIPMMDQQNIFQRPPPGVRKIVLATNIAETSITINDIVHVVDSGTHKEERYDLKTKVSCLETVWVSKSNVVQRRGRAGRCQSGFAYHLFPRSRLDKMPTYQVPEILRTPLENLVVQAKIHMPEKTAVEFLSKALDSPDIKAVDEAVILLQEIGVLDQREALTTLGKRLAQISTDPRLAKAIVLASIYRCLHPLLVIVSCLTRDPFSSSLQNRAEVDKAKAVLSRESGSDHLAFVRAVAGWEEVLRRRDSRARDNYLQDYYLYGPSLRFINGLVKQFSENLYEAFLVSSPSDCTMPSSVCNQYSEEEELVKGVLMAGLYPNLIQVRQGKVTRQGKFKPNSYAYRTKAGTVLLHKSTINREASKLYSRWLTYFMAVKSNGGVFVRDSSQVHPLAVLLMTDTDIHVRDDGWRATVSLTDSDLLVLEGDSYTIRLLRDFRVSLSKMVETCLCYEMAAIPGDLHHQHSQLLDILVDLLKGPPGSFGA from the exons AAAGTCACTCTGCATATAAAATGGCCTAAGAACGTGGAAGTGGAAGGCTATGGGACCAAGAAGATTGATGCCGAGCGGCAGGCGGCAGCTGCAGCGTGTCAGCTCTTCAAG GGCTGGGGTTTGCTGGGGCCCAGAAACGAACTCTTTGACGCTGCGAAGTACCGGCTCCTCGCTGACCAGCTGGGCTGTCCCGACGAGCGGTGGTGCTCGGAGGGCAAGTGGCGCTCCAAGTCCGGCCCTTCCCTCGCCGACTTGTCAACCTGCTGGCGACGGATGGAGCCGGACGATTCCATCCAGCCCATGGAGCAGGGCAGGATGCCTAAAGCAATGAGGAGAGAAGAGCTGGAGGAAGGGGAGCTGGAAGAAGgggagctggaggaaggagagCTGGAAGAAGAAGCCATCGATGTTTCTGATTATCTACCGATGGCACATCAGGATGCTCGAACCCCAGGCAGAGATGCAAG CCGAGGAGGGAGCTCCATTGAAATGACAGACGACAACACTGCCATCCGTGCCCTGACGCAGTTCCCGCTTCCCAAAAACCTCCTGGCCCAAGTGATTCAGATCGCGACCTCTTCCTCCACAGTCAAG GAATACATGCAGTTCCGTACGGTAGGCACCAAGACCAAGATCTGCAAGCTCACGCTGCGCTGGCCCTGCCCCATGACGTTTGCTGCCAAGGGCCGTCGCAAGGTGGAGGCAGAAAACAAAGCGGCAGCGCTGGCCTGCCAGAAGCTCAAG AGCCTTGGCTTGGTGGACAAGAACAACAACCCCCTCAGCCACGCCATGTACAACATGACGTCGCTCCGGGAGCTTGGGGAGAACCAGAGGAAACCCTGCCACATCAAAGTCCCCGAAGCGACCCTGCGCAAGATCGAGAACTACCTGAACCAC TATCCCGTGGACATCAGGGAATCCAGGCCCCGGATTGCCGATGACATGATGAACCTGAGCAAGGAATCTGGTGCGATAAGTGATGCAATCACGGGAAAGACATATATACCCATGTTGGAAGCAGAGGAAGTGCGCCTTAGCCAGAACCTCCTGGCCCTCTGGAAAAGGAGAGGATCCTCGTGGCAGGAGAGCCACCCGCTGCCGGTGGATCCTCACAAAGACACCATCCTGTCAGCCATCGAGCAGAACCCTGTGGTGGTAATAGCAGGAGACACGGGCTGTGGGAAAACCACGAGGATCCCGCAGCTCCTGCTGGAACACTATATCCTGGAGGGCCGCGGCGCCCGCTGCAACGTCGTCATCACCCAGCCCAGGAGGATCAGCGCCATCTCGGTGGCCCAGCGTGTGGCACAAGAGTTGGGGCCCAACATGAGGAAGAACGTGGGCTACCAGGTGCGACTGGAGAGCAAGCCGCCTGCGAGGGGGGGAGCCCTGCTCTTCTGCACCGTGGGCATCCTGCTGCGCAAGCTGCAGGGGAACCCCAGCCTGGAGGGCGTCAGCCACGTTGTGGTCGATGAGGTCCACGAGCGAGACGTCAACACCGATTTCCTGCTCATCCTGCTGAAAGGCATCCAGAAGCTCAACCCCGACCTGCGCCTGGTCTTGATGAGCGCCACGGGAGACAATCAGCGTTTCTCGCATTACTTTGGGGATTGCCCTGTGGTCAAGGTGCCGGGTTTCATGTACCCGGTGAAGGAGTACTACCTGGAGGAGATCCTGGCCAAGCTGGGCCGGCACCGACACCGGCACTATGAGATCAAG CAATCAGATGACGAGTGTGTCCTTGATCTTGATCTGATCACTGACCTCGTGCTCCAGATTGATGCCCATGGAGAACCAG GTGGGATCCTCTGCTTCCTCCCTGGCTGGCAGGAGATCAAAGGGGTGCAGCAGCGCCTGCTGGAGACGCTGGGATCCCAGAACAGCCGGTACCTCGTCCTGCCAG TGCACTCCAACATCCCCATGATGGACCAGCAAAACATCTTCCAGCGGCCTCCTCCTGGCGTCAGGAAGATCGTCCTGGCCACCAACATCGCCGAGACCTCCATCACCATCAACGACATCGTCCACGTGGTGGACAGCGGCACGCACAAGGAGGAACGCTACGATCTAAAGACCAAG GTGTCCTGCCTGGAAACGGTGTGGGTGTCCAAGTCGAACGTGGTACAGAGGCGAGGGCGTGCTGGCCGCTGTCAGTCGGGATTTGCCTATCACCTCTTCCCTCGCAGCCGCCTGGACAAGATGCCAACCTACCAGGTTCCAGAGATCCTGCGCACCCCGCTGGAGAACCTGGTGGTTCAGGCCAAGATCCACATGCCGGAGAAAACG GCAGTGGAATTCCTCTCCAAGGCTCTGGACAGCCCTGACATCAAAGCTGTGGATGAAGCGGTGATCTTGCTGCAGGAGATTG GAGTGCTGGACCAGCGAGAAGCCCTCACTACTTTGGGCAAACGCCTCGCCCAGATCTCCACAGATCCTCGGCTGGCGAAGGCCATTGTCTTGGCATCCATCTACCGTTGTCTCCACCCTCTGCTCGTCATCGTTTCCTGCCTCACCCGGGACcccttcagcagcagcctgcaaaACCGCGCAGAGGTGGACAAG GCCAAGGCTGTTCTGAGCCGGGAGAGCGGGAGCGATCACCTGGCGTTCGTCAGAGCCGTGGCGGGCTGGGAGGAGGTGCTGCGGCGCAGAGACAGCCGGGCCAGGGACAACTACCTGCAGGACTATTACCTGTACGGCCCCAGCCTTCGCTTCATCAACG GCCTTGTCAAACAGTTCTCGGAAAACCTCTATGAAGCCTTCCTGGTGTCATCCCCGTCTGACTGTACCATGCCCTCCTCCGTGTGTAACCAGTACAGCGAAGAGGAGGAACTGGTCAAGGGCGTCCTCATGGCCGGGCTCTACCCCAACCTCATCCAG GTGAGACAAGGCAAAGTGACCCGTCAGGGGAAGTTCAAACCCAACAGCTACGCGTACCGGACAAAGGCCGGCACCGTTCTGCTCCACAAGTCAACCATCAACAG GGAGGCGTCCAAGCTGTACAGCCGCTGGCTGACCTACTTCATGGCGGTGAAGTCCAACGGTGGGGTGTTCGTGCGGGACTCCTCCCAGGTGCACCCCCTGGCCGTGCTGCTCATGACCGACACCGACATCCACGTCCGAG ACGACGGCTGGCGAGCGACCGTCTCCCTGACCGACAGCGATCTCCTGGTGCTGGAGGGAGACTCCTACACCATCCGTCTCCTGCGGGATTTCCGCGTCTCGCTCTCCAAGATGGTGGAGACGTGTCTGTGCTACGAGATGGCGGCCATCCCCGGGGACCTGcaccaccagcacagccagctcctCGACATCCTGGTGGATCTGCTCAAGGGCCCGCCCGGCAGCTTCGGCGCTTAG
- the DHX30 gene encoding ATP-dependent RNA helicase DHX30 isoform X2, whose amino-acid sequence MEGFASGERGGRVGGGRGRRPGSGSRGLLGVVVRAAADRRQRVGCEEESPLSAGMEMFSLNSLKDSRDLLKEFPQPKNLLNSVIGRALGISHARDKLVYIHTNGPRKKKVTLHIKWPKNVEVEGYGTKKIDAERQAAAAACQLFKGWGLLGPRNELFDAAKYRLLADQLGCPDERWCSEGKWRSKSGPSLADLSTCWRRMEPDDSIQPMEQGRMPKAMRREELEEGELEEGELEEGELEEEAIDVSDYLPMAHQDARTPGRDASRGGSSIEMTDDNTAIRALTQFPLPKNLLAQVIQIATSSSTVKEYMQFRTVGTKTKICKLTLRWPCPMTFAAKGRRKVEAENKAAALACQKLKSLGLVDKNNNPLSHAMYNMTSLRELGENQRKPCHIKVPEATLRKIENYLNHYPVDIRESRPRIADDMMNLSKESGAISDAITGKTYIPMLEAEEVRLSQNLLALWKRRGSSWQESHPLPVDPHKDTILSAIEQNPVVVIAGDTGCGKTTRIPQLLLEHYILEGRGARCNVVITQPRRISAISVAQRVAQELGPNMRKNVGYQVRLESKPPARGGALLFCTVGILLRKLQGNPSLEGVSHVVVDEVHERDVNTDFLLILLKGIQKLNPDLRLVLMSATGDNQRFSHYFGDCPVVKVPGFMYPVKEYYLEEILAKLGRHRHRHYEIKQSDDECVLDLDLITDLVLQIDAHGEPGGILCFLPGWQEIKGVQQRLLETLGSQNSRYLVLPVHSNIPMMDQQNIFQRPPPGVRKIVLATNIAETSITINDIVHVVDSGTHKEERYDLKTKVSCLETVWVSKSNVVQRRGRAGRCQSGFAYHLFPRSRLDKMPTYQVPEILRTPLENLVVQAKIHMPEKTAVEFLSKALDSPDIKAVDEAVILLQEIGVLDQREALTTLGKRLAQISTDPRLAKAIVLASIYRCLHPLLVIVSCLTRDPFSSSLQNRAEVDKAKAVLSRESGSDHLAFVRAVAGWEEVLRRRDSRARDNYLQDYYLYGPSLRFINGLVKQFSENLYEAFLVSSPSDCTMPSSVCNQYSEEEELVKGVLMAGLYPNLIQVRQGKVTRQGKFKPNSYAYRTKAGTVLLHKSTINREASKLYSRWLTYFMAVKSNGGVFVRDSSQVHPLAVLLMTDTDIHVRDDGWRATVSLTDSDLLVLEGDSYTIRLLRDFRVSLSKMVETCLCYEMAAIPGDLHHQHSQLLDILVDLLKGPPGSFGA is encoded by the exons AAAGTCACTCTGCATATAAAATGGCCTAAGAACGTGGAAGTGGAAGGCTATGGGACCAAGAAGATTGATGCCGAGCGGCAGGCGGCAGCTGCAGCGTGTCAGCTCTTCAAG GGCTGGGGTTTGCTGGGGCCCAGAAACGAACTCTTTGACGCTGCGAAGTACCGGCTCCTCGCTGACCAGCTGGGCTGTCCCGACGAGCGGTGGTGCTCGGAGGGCAAGTGGCGCTCCAAGTCCGGCCCTTCCCTCGCCGACTTGTCAACCTGCTGGCGACGGATGGAGCCGGACGATTCCATCCAGCCCATGGAGCAGGGCAGGATGCCTAAAGCAATGAGGAGAGAAGAGCTGGAGGAAGGGGAGCTGGAAGAAGgggagctggaggaaggagagCTGGAAGAAGAAGCCATCGATGTTTCTGATTATCTACCGATGGCACATCAGGATGCTCGAACCCCAGGCAGAGATGCAAG CCGAGGAGGGAGCTCCATTGAAATGACAGACGACAACACTGCCATCCGTGCCCTGACGCAGTTCCCGCTTCCCAAAAACCTCCTGGCCCAAGTGATTCAGATCGCGACCTCTTCCTCCACAGTCAAG GAATACATGCAGTTCCGTACGGTAGGCACCAAGACCAAGATCTGCAAGCTCACGCTGCGCTGGCCCTGCCCCATGACGTTTGCTGCCAAGGGCCGTCGCAAGGTGGAGGCAGAAAACAAAGCGGCAGCGCTGGCCTGCCAGAAGCTCAAG AGCCTTGGCTTGGTGGACAAGAACAACAACCCCCTCAGCCACGCCATGTACAACATGACGTCGCTCCGGGAGCTTGGGGAGAACCAGAGGAAACCCTGCCACATCAAAGTCCCCGAAGCGACCCTGCGCAAGATCGAGAACTACCTGAACCAC TATCCCGTGGACATCAGGGAATCCAGGCCCCGGATTGCCGATGACATGATGAACCTGAGCAAGGAATCTGGTGCGATAAGTGATGCAATCACGGGAAAGACATATATACCCATGTTGGAAGCAGAGGAAGTGCGCCTTAGCCAGAACCTCCTGGCCCTCTGGAAAAGGAGAGGATCCTCGTGGCAGGAGAGCCACCCGCTGCCGGTGGATCCTCACAAAGACACCATCCTGTCAGCCATCGAGCAGAACCCTGTGGTGGTAATAGCAGGAGACACGGGCTGTGGGAAAACCACGAGGATCCCGCAGCTCCTGCTGGAACACTATATCCTGGAGGGCCGCGGCGCCCGCTGCAACGTCGTCATCACCCAGCCCAGGAGGATCAGCGCCATCTCGGTGGCCCAGCGTGTGGCACAAGAGTTGGGGCCCAACATGAGGAAGAACGTGGGCTACCAGGTGCGACTGGAGAGCAAGCCGCCTGCGAGGGGGGGAGCCCTGCTCTTCTGCACCGTGGGCATCCTGCTGCGCAAGCTGCAGGGGAACCCCAGCCTGGAGGGCGTCAGCCACGTTGTGGTCGATGAGGTCCACGAGCGAGACGTCAACACCGATTTCCTGCTCATCCTGCTGAAAGGCATCCAGAAGCTCAACCCCGACCTGCGCCTGGTCTTGATGAGCGCCACGGGAGACAATCAGCGTTTCTCGCATTACTTTGGGGATTGCCCTGTGGTCAAGGTGCCGGGTTTCATGTACCCGGTGAAGGAGTACTACCTGGAGGAGATCCTGGCCAAGCTGGGCCGGCACCGACACCGGCACTATGAGATCAAG CAATCAGATGACGAGTGTGTCCTTGATCTTGATCTGATCACTGACCTCGTGCTCCAGATTGATGCCCATGGAGAACCAG GTGGGATCCTCTGCTTCCTCCCTGGCTGGCAGGAGATCAAAGGGGTGCAGCAGCGCCTGCTGGAGACGCTGGGATCCCAGAACAGCCGGTACCTCGTCCTGCCAG TGCACTCCAACATCCCCATGATGGACCAGCAAAACATCTTCCAGCGGCCTCCTCCTGGCGTCAGGAAGATCGTCCTGGCCACCAACATCGCCGAGACCTCCATCACCATCAACGACATCGTCCACGTGGTGGACAGCGGCACGCACAAGGAGGAACGCTACGATCTAAAGACCAAG GTGTCCTGCCTGGAAACGGTGTGGGTGTCCAAGTCGAACGTGGTACAGAGGCGAGGGCGTGCTGGCCGCTGTCAGTCGGGATTTGCCTATCACCTCTTCCCTCGCAGCCGCCTGGACAAGATGCCAACCTACCAGGTTCCAGAGATCCTGCGCACCCCGCTGGAGAACCTGGTGGTTCAGGCCAAGATCCACATGCCGGAGAAAACG GCAGTGGAATTCCTCTCCAAGGCTCTGGACAGCCCTGACATCAAAGCTGTGGATGAAGCGGTGATCTTGCTGCAGGAGATTG GAGTGCTGGACCAGCGAGAAGCCCTCACTACTTTGGGCAAACGCCTCGCCCAGATCTCCACAGATCCTCGGCTGGCGAAGGCCATTGTCTTGGCATCCATCTACCGTTGTCTCCACCCTCTGCTCGTCATCGTTTCCTGCCTCACCCGGGACcccttcagcagcagcctgcaaaACCGCGCAGAGGTGGACAAG GCCAAGGCTGTTCTGAGCCGGGAGAGCGGGAGCGATCACCTGGCGTTCGTCAGAGCCGTGGCGGGCTGGGAGGAGGTGCTGCGGCGCAGAGACAGCCGGGCCAGGGACAACTACCTGCAGGACTATTACCTGTACGGCCCCAGCCTTCGCTTCATCAACG GCCTTGTCAAACAGTTCTCGGAAAACCTCTATGAAGCCTTCCTGGTGTCATCCCCGTCTGACTGTACCATGCCCTCCTCCGTGTGTAACCAGTACAGCGAAGAGGAGGAACTGGTCAAGGGCGTCCTCATGGCCGGGCTCTACCCCAACCTCATCCAG GTGAGACAAGGCAAAGTGACCCGTCAGGGGAAGTTCAAACCCAACAGCTACGCGTACCGGACAAAGGCCGGCACCGTTCTGCTCCACAAGTCAACCATCAACAG GGAGGCGTCCAAGCTGTACAGCCGCTGGCTGACCTACTTCATGGCGGTGAAGTCCAACGGTGGGGTGTTCGTGCGGGACTCCTCCCAGGTGCACCCCCTGGCCGTGCTGCTCATGACCGACACCGACATCCACGTCCGAG ACGACGGCTGGCGAGCGACCGTCTCCCTGACCGACAGCGATCTCCTGGTGCTGGAGGGAGACTCCTACACCATCCGTCTCCTGCGGGATTTCCGCGTCTCGCTCTCCAAGATGGTGGAGACGTGTCTGTGCTACGAGATGGCGGCCATCCCCGGGGACCTGcaccaccagcacagccagctcctCGACATCCTGGTGGATCTGCTCAAGGGCCCGCCCGGCAGCTTCGGCGCTTAG